NNNNNNNNNNNNNNNNNNNNNNNNNNNNNNNNNNNNNNNNNNNNNNNNNNNNNNNNNNNNNNNNNNNNNNNNNNNNNNNNNNNNNNNNNNNNNNNNNNNNNNNNNNNNNNNNNNNNNNNNNNNNNNNNNNNNNNNNNNNNNNNNNNNNNNNNNNNNNNNNNNNNNNNNNNNNNNNNNNNNNNNNNNNNNNNNNNNNNNNNNNNNNNNNNNNNNNNNNNNNNNNNNNNNNNNNNNNNNNNNNNNNNNNNNNNNNNNNNNNNNNNNNNNNNNNNNNNNNNNNNNNNNNNNNNNNNNNNNNNNNNNNNNNNNNNNNNNNNNNNNNNNNNNNNNNNNNNNNNNNNNNNNNNNNNNNNNNNNNNNNNNNNNNNNNNNNNNNNNNNNNNNNNNNNNNNNNNNNNNNNNNNNNNNNNNNNNNNNNNNNNNNNNNNNNNNNNNNNNNNNNNNNNNNNNNNNGGGACATCTTCTTTATCCCACAAAGACGCCAACTTAgaatccgttaacgagcttcaaagcccgCCAAGGATTCGAACAAGAGGATGTCCAAAAAACAGGCTAGGTTCAAAGCTGGAGAAACAGATTGCAAATtccacaaagaagaagaagacgaaagttttaagcgaggtaaatgtaatgttctttaaatttgtggcgattgagtttatttttctagttaatAGTTTAGCTAATGCGTGGGTGTTATATTCAGATAAACCtgtttgatgctgcatcagtgGGGCATTCAAGTTGCAGCCAATATCAGGGACAAGTTATAAATTATCAGTTCAGGGTACCAGCAGCAGGGGATAACTCTTTAGGTGTATAGTTATAAAGAGTATGGGTGTAAAAGCACTGTtacttttgggtgtatttttgttaattgaCAATTTACATATAGACACATATGTAGATACATATAGAACAAAAGCTTAAAAAATTCACAGGTTATGGGCGTATATTtcagttgatttttttttcatattttagtacatgtaattcattcattttgaatacagcacagacagttgggtgtatattttattCAACCTCGGGTGTATTATTAGACTTGCGTTGGGTGTAACAGTTTATAATATGCGTATGCCTTGATTTTTTGCTTTATGTTTTACCACCTGTAATACAGTTTTTGAATACATCACAGACAGTTTACCAGCACAGATAGTTTAACTATGGGAAAAAATATACATGGAATAGAAGTTGTTGATAAATGGNNNNNNNNNNNNNNNNNNNNNNNNNNNNNNNNNNNNNNNNNNNNNNNNNNNNNNNNNNNNNNNNNNNNNNNNNNNNNNNNNNNNNNNNNNNNNNNNNNNNNNNNNNNNNNNNNNNNNNNNNNNNNNNNNNNNNNNNNNNNNNNNNNNNNNNNNNNNNNNNNNNNNNNNNNNNNNNNNNNNNNNNNNNNNNNNNNNNNNNNNNNNNNNNNNNNNNNNNNNNNNNNNNNNNNNNNNNNNNNNNNNNNNNNNNNNNNNNNNNNNNNNNNNNNNNNNNNNNNNNNNNNNNNNNNNNNNNNNNNNNNNNNNNNNNNNNNNNNNNNNNNNNNNNNNNNNNNNNNNNNNNNNNNNNNNNNNNNNNNNNNNNNNNNNNNNNNNNNNNNNNNNNNNNNNNNNNNNNNNNNNNNNNNNNNNNNNNNNNNNNNNNNNNNNNNNNNNNNNNNNNNNNNNNNNNNNNNNNNNNNNNNNNNNNNNNNNNNNNNNNNNNNNNNNNNNNNNNNNNNNNNNNNNNNNNNNNNNNNNNNNNNNNNNNNNNNNNNNNNNNNNNNNNNNNNNNNNNNNNNNNNNNNNNNNNNNNNNNNNNNNNNNNNNNNNNNNNNNNNNNNNNNNNNNNNNNNNNNNNNNNNNNNNNNNNNNNNNNNNNNNNNNNNNNNNNNNNNNNNNNNNNNNNNNNNNNNNNNNNNNNNNNNNNNNNNNNNNNNNNNNNNNNNNNNNNNNNNNNNNNNNNNNNNNNNNNNNNNNNNNNNNNNNNNNNNNNNNNNNNNNNNNNNNNNNNNNNNNNNNNNNNNNNNNNNNNNNNNNNNNNNNNNNNNNNNNNNNNNNNNNNNNNNNNNNNNNNNNNNNNNNNNNNNNNNNNNNNNNNNNNNNNNNNNNNNNNNNNNNNNNNNNNNNNNNNNNNNNNNNNNNNNNNNNNNNNNNNNNNNNNNNNNNNNNNNNNNNNNNNNNNNNNNNNNNNNNNNNNNNNNNNNNNNNNNNNNNNNNNNNNNNNNTTGATTTTTTGCTTTATGTTTTACCACCTGTAATACAGTTTTTGAATACATCACAGACAGTTTACCAGCACAGATAGTTTAACTATGGGAAAAAATATACATGGAATAGAAGTTGTTGATAAATGGCAAATATTTACATCATTTGTTCAATTTACAAGCTACCCATTTTCTATATCCTCAGAATTAATCTGACAAAACGGactcaataatacagaggatgGCTTTGACAGTCTTATAGCACTACTCTCTCTAATTGCGTGATCTCTCTGTCTATTAATCTCACTGAATAGTATCCTCGAAGCGTACTCCACTCTGTAGTGGTCCACCTCCTCCTACAATTAAAAAGTATGTTATGTTTAAACAGAAATATTAATTCAGTAAAGTAATACAGAGTTATATAGTTCTAAAGACAGTTAACTGTGTCCAATTATCCCAGTCATACTTCCCCTTTTTAATGTTTTCCGGCTCTATTAACTCAAGCCACTTCATTACGTAGATAGCGCAGTCATAGCTGAAaacgaagaaaataaattacaaatctcaTTTAGGAAAGTTTAAGGTTCAGAGTCACAAATATATACCTTGTTTTTTGGCCTGAAATTTTAACATATGGCGCTTtaatttccttctccttctcgccTTTCTCGAGAGGTTTCCCGCCGGCATATGCTATCAATCTCGAAAATACATATCccttaaataccaaaacaaGTCAGTAATACACCCGAATCAATTGACAAGACACACCCAACTTAATATGGAATTCGAATGAATGGACAAGATACACCCAACTGAATATGGAATATACACCCAATTGAATATGGAATATACACCCAACTCAACTTTCAAAATAGACCTATCTATTAAAGTAAAGAAGACAAAGGCAACTTACAGTGAATTTATTAATGTCCTTTCTCTCATCGCTTGGAGCTTTTTTGTGTAGCGGGTCAAATATTTGACATTTCCGCGTTCTTGTATTTATCAGCCATAACCACCAATGTCCCGAGTGGCAAACaggagcaaaaatctgaaggaTTGCCACATTTCAACAGTCtgttattttatttggcatATAAGTAAGTAAGCGTACTAACAAATTTACGAAACAaaaacttacatatggatgcgaacttaattttttagttGCAGCTTCTGGAGATTTTTCCCTTTCTGTCTCCTGCGTCGATGCCCCCTCCTGGCTTGAATCTGTCAATccaaggctgaatgatggcatcGGCAGATCTGTTTTAGGAACATAGCTTGCTGTCCGTGCCATCATCAACAGGGCAGCAGCTTCCTCGGCGTCTGGATGACTGCATCATTATGTATAAGAATAAGAGTAAGAATATACGGATGACAAGCAAAGATTGATTTTAGTCTAATTAACTTACATTTTTGTTGGAGCTGGGGGAAGCTTGGGTGTTGTTTCTTGAAGTTGTTTGGGGGTTTCAGGAGTGCTGCACAGTTACACGAAATCGATCAGGAAGAGTATACACCCAAACTCTtagcaaatatacacccaaaccctagacaaatatacacccaatactATTTTCTTACGTTTCTCTAGCCCCTTCAATCTGTAGCATAGGGGTTGGTTCGGAATCTGCGTCAGTGGTTGTTTGCTGGGATGGGGGCACAAAAAATTGGATCGGGACtctaaacaagaataaaaatgaaaggttaacaacgtatttgaaaataataaggttataaggttgaaatattCTTGGAAAACTCACATTGCAAGCGCTTCCGACGGTGTTTGTTCCCTAACAACCATCATATTCGAATTAGTCGGAGtcaacctaaaatacacccaaagaaggtcaaaaaatacacccgaacaattcaaaaagaagacgggctttgttttttgagaacttacatacttgcagtttttgcttttttttgctgccttttttttcttgaataaaataataaagggcttttttttctaaaaaaaatatatacagaattagaagtagaaggtaatagaagaataaaagtaacggttatttgaaagagaaattacatgctctGAGACGGTTGGTTTACACTACTCTGTTCTGTGCGTCCTTGAgaggaaggatcatcacttcTCAAGTTCACAGCCGGTAGTCTAAACAGATTTCATGTTATTCAAACGAAATATACATCCAACTTAGTAAACAAGATACACCCAACTTGatccacaaaatacacccataTTGTTTCACAGAATACATCCAAACCAcgataacaagattttattaaataataaagcttCTTACGTTTCAGAGGACACATAGCGACCTTCTGTCGATCGCAGGTCAGCTTGGTTGTCCCTGCGAAACAAGATACAATTATTAGcaaacaaaagacaccaaaatcTCAAATACACAGCCCAGCAAGACATACCCCTCTGCAGCAGATTTATCAACGTTTTCCATTAGCCATTCATCGAGTTCGTCACTTGATATTTCATATCTCTCACTACATTCATAAAATAAGacgttaacaaaaataattacgatGATAGACCGTAGTATAGCTTACGAGGTACTGTACCCGTAAAAGTATTGATCTTCTTCAGGAGGTGAATCCTCCACaactacttttttctttttttgtggtgttctggggaaaaaaaaaacagtaccaatcagaaataaaaaattaattttatcacagaaTTTTATCCAAAGAATTGCTTACTTTTTTggagttgtttttgtttttttctttttcttctccttctccgcaGGTGATGATTCTTCGCTCCTATAAGTTAATAATAGGCACTTCAGTTAATACACGAAATCTTTATAATGaagccaaaagaaaggagtattaatTTCAGGGCATTACTCATCACTTGGTTCAGATTCAGATTCTGAATCAGAATCTGACTCCTCTTGcctctgctttctttttcttgagtccATTCTGCAAGGCAAACAATTGTCATTTAGAACATacttaaaatacacccaaatggatTCACGAGATACACCCAACTAAATATACAATATATACCCAAAACAGCAAACGAAACACACCCTGCTTAATAAGCTACATACACCCAACGTGGacaaacaaaatacacccaaaccgaaaaagaaattacacccaagtatggtacttactttttcccctttttgccGGGGTATTTTCTTCCCGAATCCTCTGAGTCTTCTTGAGCctcagactcagaggtagaagtGTCACTGTCAGTAGTTTCTGTCTGCGAAGACGATGTTGGGCTCgccttcctttttttgtttttttatttcttgtttcttttcttttttttttcttttttttttcattttttctcttgtctctgccatcttcattctttttttctcattttttctcttGTCTTTGCCAAATTCAGAATCCCCTGAAACatgagatattttagttagcacCATTCgggtaaataaaatacaccaaCTTATTATGATTACTCACCAAAATTTCCTCTCTCTCTGCATTCATTCTTTCCACCAACTGCTCCTTAGTCCAGTTGGTAATCCATGGCTTTGGTGGTCTTTCAACCCTGTTCTtgcctttgttttttgaaagGTGAAAGTAGATTATCATCAGGGCGAAGAGGCAGCCATTGattgccttcttcttcttctcttgatAGTCTATTATGCCCTTGATCATGAAGGTTAAAACATGCCCCCCCTGTTTCTCTCCTCTATGCCGTCCATCTTAAAAATTGGGACCAGGTGCACGGGCGATATTTTGTTTATCGTCGTTGGCAAAAGGAACGCCATCTGTATGTAGAGGATGAATATCCTCTTGAACATCAGGCGTTCCTCTTCGTTGCCAACGCCGATTTCCATCATTTCATCGGTAAGACTTTTGAGGGTCTTACCCTGGAATcttctataaattattttgtcatcatcagaaagtttcttatagtcaactttctcaggaaatagatctcctacaaaaaggaaGACAACAAAGCATCCAAGTCGgttcaaatacacccaagcatcaGGTTAATATACACCCAAGCAACAACTTAATATACACCTATAATTTTGAGCTAATTACCTGTTGCATTGATGCCAAGCGCATCACCTATTTTTTTTGGGGTTATATGGAAAGAACCATATCCTGTCTTCAGTTTGTTCTCCCCAAGTTTGAAGTTGTTTGCCAGCTCCCTTAAGAGTTGGTGATCCACCCTCAGTGGTGGGATGTGCATCAACCCACCGAATCCAAGATCCCTCACAATCGCCTTCTTCTCCTCAGTCATGTTTCTGAACTTATCATTCAAGAGATGTGTGGCACATTTCAGGTCTTTAGTTTGGTTTCTTGCTGCCATTTTCTCTGaaactaaaaatacacccaaagatatcagtaatatacacccatatatatatgactcacatacacccattgataacaaTTAAGATACATCCATTGataacagtaagatacacccatatatatgagtcagatacacccaaagatattCGCGAGATACACCCATTCATAACagtgagatacacccatagatattattcagatacacccaaagatgtcaaacaagatacacccattgattacagtgagatacacccatagatattattCAGATACATCGATATAGATATGAGACAGATATCACTCAGCCATGCTTCAATATAAAGCCACATTACAAGGTTAAGCAGTTTACACTCATGCTTCAATATCAAGCCACATTACAAGGTTAAGCAGTTTACACCCCCGAATCTACGGAATAAACccccaaaaatcaacaaaaatagcaGGAGAACTTAGAATAACAATGTAGAACGACGTAGAACTTAGA
This portion of the Arachis duranensis cultivar V14167 chromosome 6, aradu.V14167.gnm2.J7QH, whole genome shotgun sequence genome encodes:
- the LOC110273285 gene encoding uncharacterized protein LOC110273285; the encoded protein is MAARNQTKDLKCATHLLNDKFRNMTEEKKAIVRDLGFGGLMHIPPLRVDHQLLRELANNFKLGENKLKTGYGSFHITPKKIGDALGINATGDLFPEKVDYKKLSDDDKIIYRRFQGKTLKSLTDEMMEIGVGNEEERLMFKRIFILYIQMAFLLPTTINKISPVHLVPIFKMDGIEERNRGGIMDSRKRKQRQEESDSDSESESEPSDESEESSPAEKEKKKKKTKTTPKNERYEISSDELDEWLMENVDKSAAEGDNQADLRSTEGRYVSSETLPAVNLRSDDPSSQGRTEQSSVNQPSQSMLTPTNSNMMVVREQTPSEALAIVPIQFFVPPSQQTTTDADSEPTPMLQIEGARETTPETPKQLQETTPKLPPAPTKIHPDAEEAAALLMMARTASYVPKTDLPMPSFSLGLTDSSQEGASTQETEREKSPEAATKKLSSHPYTVEMWQSFRFLLLFATRDIGGYG